GGTATGGGGCCATATTTTCTCCAATCCCCAGAAATTGTTCTTTAACAGAGTGCTAGCAAAAATACCAAcgaaatgcaaacaaaataaatgtgcataAGAAATAGTCATCAACCAGCTGGTGAAAAAAAGAAGTTAGAGCTGTAGAAAGGAGGTGGGAAGAACCAAAACACCCATCCTGGCCCAGGTGGCATATGACTGTCTCTTGCTGTTGACTGAGCCACAGGCAGGCCACCACAGCCCCCCACGCTGTATTTGTATCTCCACTATATTAAGACAAATTAGGGAGACGGATCTGCATTTGAAGGCATTGTGTGGGTTTAAGGAAGTGTGCTCTTGACATTGCTGGCTTGTTCTCGTCTGCGCAGGACAAAGGCAATGGGCGACGGGGACACCCAGGCCGGCGCGGGCGAGTCGTCTGTCCACAAGCCGGACTCAGACTCTTACCCCCTGTCTGGCGATTCCCACCTCGATGAGGGTGAGTACAGAGAGACCATTCATATCAAGACATGCCGTGGCCTCCGCTTCAAACCCTGCTGAGAAACTGACCTGTCTTTAGTTTGAATCAGATATCACCATGCAACTTgtatctctttctctcctctctctcttctcttttcTCCTTTTCCGATGgctgtatttgtattatataagcTGAGCTCTGTCATAATAACTAGCTTCCTCACTGGCCAGGATCCTCAATTGATACATCACTCCATTGTGTCTTTCCAGGCATTTGCAGTCTGCAGAGACACTCAAACTAATTCTAACTTGTTTGCTTTCAGGAGGAGCCAGTTTGCATCGACTCTGAAACAGCAGGGCACGTTGTCATGTAGACATTGTTTAGCACTGCCCTCCTGACTATGCATTTTTTCAAAAAGCACCAAATCATCATATTCACTCATTTGGGGATCCTGACAAGTCAGCAAAGGTGTTTTTAGTCTGGTATTGATAGGTTGATATCACGCACAGGATATAATCTCAGGCCAGTGGAGCTCAGCTCCAGTCTTTGGGCTTTGACAGCTGCTCTTTGGTCTTTGCAGTGAAACGGGAGACCGAATCCAGTAATGCCACCGGGAGCGACTCGATGAACAGCTTCCCAGACACCGGTATGGCCCTGAAACACTCCTTTAAAATAATGGCTTTATCTCCTCTGTGCTTTcctattgtttctgttgtaTTTTGTGCTAATTCcgcattattagtagtagtatattgcacatgtatttgtgttgttgttaatcTGCTCCCTGTTCAATATTATTGCAGGGGCGACAGAAAATTACACTGGGATTGTTATCAGTGTTGCACACTTTCCGGGGACATAGTTAGTCCCCCCAATTTGTGTCCCCCTTCACTTCCTTGAAATGAGCTTTCCAAGGCCTTTTCCCTGAGCTGAAGCTTTGCAAGCAACAGAATCAGTTACGCAACCAGCGAGGAATTAAATAACTGAGAAAACTCCCTTTGAGTCAAATCCCACAGGGATGTGTGTGCATAAAATCGTAGCCTGTCTCAGTTCATTGCTCTGCAGTGTGGTAAACCCTGTAAAGACggtgcttttttatttcctgTAGTCGACAATAAGTTTGAGAAAAGAAGACTTTGCGCTTTATAATCCGCAGTGAAGAATTTGCTGCCCTGAATGGATCTTCTGGTTTTTACCTGAAGCTTCAATGACCGCAAACATTTAATTCTAAATCGTGAGATGGGGAAAGAAtaagaatttatttttttaaataatttgtatcAAGAGAAATGTTTCCTGCCTTTTCAGCTGTAACCTGCACAGGCCTTAACACAAAGACATCACATGAATATACCTCACAGCTGTACCAATCAAACAAGtaagtttccttttctttcacaAGCAGCTTATGTGTACAATGCAGGGCTTTGGAGTTTCGGACAACCATTGATCCACTTATAACAAAAAGGCCACAAGAAAGACTTGCTTCAGACGATGTTATGAAAGCGGGGAAGCTTTGATGTGGTTAATGGTTTGTTATTTGCCAAAATGGGAATGTCCTAAATCTGTATCTCTTACTTTTGCGATTATATCATCAGACTGCCTGAGTAGACCTTGAGATTAACTCTCGTGAGAAAGAAAAACCTCATCGTTGTCTGTCTTTAAAGTCTGGCTGGCCTGATGTTCTAGAGAGTCCTTTTACacttcagatattcaggcagCGGTAgactttttcttttattgttttgaaGGGAGAAAGTTAATAACCCCAGGTCAGCAATTCAGGTAAAATGAAGGGGTGTGGTGATGTCTTTCATTCACCGTTAATGGCATGCCAGGGAATATATCGCAGCGCATTCAGGGTGCGTGCTGCTGCTTGCGTCTGTAATAAAGTAATCCACCCCCACACCGATGCTGCCTGTGCTGTGAAATGACAGGATTTTAAGactcctgtttgtttgtatatttataattgGAGGGCTTTCATTGGATTAGAAAACCAGTTGCTGTGTCAAAAACATACCTCAGATGGTAACTTGGGGTTTATTACACCTAGCGCCGTTTGAAGCACACGTGTAGTGCGTATTAGGCAGGTCTGTGGTTTTCGCTGAGCACTGTGGGTGGGATGTAACGTTCATGCTTTTTACACCGGCAGGTCCTTCACGCACATCCTGCCCGCGTCGGTCGCCCCAGCCGTCACCTCCTACTCCACACCGACGCAGTTTCCTGCCGTCGCTCAGTCCACGATCTACACTGCCTACCCACAAGCGAGCCAAAACTACGGCCTACCTCCCTTCGGTAAGGAGCCGTCTGCCCGTTTCTTCTGTGCAAATTAACACAGCTGCTCTCTCAATGCCAGCTCACACGATGACTGCAGAGGCTGTAGAattagtatttaaaaaatcagAATAAGCCCAGTATCAATGTTCATGTCATTACCGTTTCTCCCATGTCTGTTTCCCATGTCAATACAGATAAACAAGCTTTTGTGAGATCTAATTTTCTGCCTAAAGCTCCAAAAAAGACTGTCTTTCTTGTGCTGAACATATTCCTGTGATGGCTAAAATGGCTAAAGCTCAGGAGTCGGAAGATCTGCTTGATTAAATAGCTACTGTGAAACCTGGTAGCTTCGGCTCTGGGAGGATGGGCTGAGTTCCTGGTCTGCCATGTTTCCCTTGGTCCCCGCAGGTGCCATGTGGCCCGGTATCAAGCCCGAGGGCGCGCTGTCCGAGACGCCGGTGGTGGCACAGCCCGGCTTCCTCAGTTTCAGCACCTCCTATACCTCGACCCAGCCCGGACAGGCACACTATTCCTACCCCAGCCAAGGCAAGCGGTTTTGTTCTtaccatttatctatctattaaTTTATAAGATGCTCAGACCTGAACAAAAATAACATTGGCTCCCATTCTGTTAAAGTGATCatttgtagtattattatttgagACCGCTACTATAAATCCATCCCCCTCAGACAAGCCCACTCCCAGCCACCCCAACTCATCCCTTCCTGTCCGGTTCTCCTCTCCATCTCCTTCATATCATGGTAACAGTAGTGAGCTGCGAGAACAGAGTGCTTGACTGGGATGAGAGGTGAATAGAGACCAGCAGTAGCCAGGCCTGTAGATTAGATCAGATCTGTAGATTAGGTTGAAATAGAAATAGTCATATGGGTAGATGtaaaattttaaattaataataaaagaacaaaaagaaaaccaatcAATATAACTGATCCTGCTACTGCAAGTGATTATGGCCAACATAATTTCTATCCCCAGCCAAGGCAGCCTCTCCATCTTCCCTCTGAATTTAAGCAGCACTAAGAGACTAATGGGCTTTGAGTTGTCAAGTCTTCAGGGTCGGCACTCGGTATCTGTGATCATCTGTAGAtgtgttttctctctctatctgtacTGATATCAATTGACCTATTACAACACTAAACTAGTCTCTCTCTGGTCACAAACAGGAAGTCTTTGTTAAAGACAGAAGTATTCTAGTTCGCATCTGGAAAGTTTTTAATTGAATCCAGCTGGGCATTGTTCTCTTGTACTGTGGTGTATTACTAAACATGCTTTATCACATTATAAATTGAGAAATAATGGAGATGGTTGTACTTCGCAGGTTCCAGCTTCACAACATCAAGTGTTTATACCAATATCCCCCCTGCGACCGCGGCCACAACGGCCACCGCTACTGTGACGCATCAAGTGAGTGAACGCGTTGTTGGGTCCCCGAGTTACTTTATAAATCTATTAACTATCTCCATAACTGGGAGAGTCTCAGAATGAATAGTCACTGAACAATCACCTGTTCTCTGTTCCTCTGCAGTCGTGTTTGTTTATATTCTGCCTGTACGTCAACGCTGTGGAATCACCTTGTAATGGTCTTAGCTGTTGTCTTCTTTTGGTCTCCATCTCGTTGTCATGGCTTTGTTTCACTGTGTGGTGCCCCCTGACCCCCCTCAAGAGCGATTTGAAAACCTCTAGGAGATCAGCTACCTTCTCACCGAGGCTCTTCCACACTGATCCATCGCCATTGACTGCCTTTGTCATCCTTTGCTGTTCTAGGAGTACCCCAGTTACAGCTCCCTGGGGCAGGGCCAGTACCCCCAGTATTACGCAGCCCCCAATTACATGGCCGCTGGCATGCCCAACAGCAGCACGGTGACGGAGGGCCTGGGCACAGCTGGATACCCCAGCGTGAAGCCTGAGGACCCCGTTGATGCCGGACTGCCCAACGCCACAGGTAGAGCCAGTGTGTCGACGCCCTGAAGGCCTTCTTCTGTGCGGCCCCGCGCTGAGCCTGTAGTGTGGAGCCCGTAGTTCGTGCTGGGGTGTGACCGTCCGTGCTGTGTTCACAGACTCCTCGGCAGGGGCGGCCAGGGACCAGGAGGAGCCCAGCCGGAGGAACAGCACGGGCAAGGCCAAGGGCAAAGGGAAGAAATCGGACTCCACGCAGACGGCCAACGCTGACCTGGAGGTATTGGTCACCACGCATTCAGATCCCTAACAGATACCATTTCAAATACCGAGTCTGCAGTAAAATGGGAGAATGCTGAAGGGAACACTCTTGCTCATTCTCACCCCCAACTTCAGATGcataaatgaatatataaatatcagAACCGTCCAGATCCAAGACTCTTATTCcaattgaattaataattgaACCTGTTCAGTCAGCAGACAATATGACAGTCAAAGAGTCAGGGTCCTTCCTCAGGTCAGTTAAAGAGTGCAGGCAGTGTTTACTGGGTTAACTGGAGGTGTCAGTCAAACGCATTGTAAAATACAGAGCCTGCTTGGGAGCCTGCCCTTTCCAGCCCCTCCCTCACTGTGCTCTTGGCTCTTCTCCCCCTCCAGCGCGTGTTTCTCTGGGATCTGGATGAGACGATCATCATCTTCCACTCCCTGCTCACGGGCTCCTTCGCACAGAAGTTTGGCAAGGTACTGAAGACCTGTTTACACCACCGTTTGCTTTTCATCCTACTTGGTTGTTTTGTGCAATTTGGTTTAGATTTCCAGTGGTGAAGCAGTCAATAGTCCCAGAGTACAAAACCTCCCAGATTGACTTACGGtgccattttaattttgtttttaaaaaacaaatctcactGGTATATGTCAATATGCGTTAATACACCTCTTAATTTCTGTCTGTTTAACCGAAGTAGAAAAACAAGAGTTTTAATTATTCTAAATGCGTTACCTGTTCGCCACATGCAAAACTCCTCCAGGGGGCGGCTTTATGATGTCAATATCACGCTCCCATTTCAACAACTTGCCTGTTATTGACAGTTTGGTCATGTGTTACTGATGTGTTCTGGTTTGTCTCGTATTCATCTTGTTCACCCCAGTGAATTAAGCCAAATAATAATGCGAATGGAACAAAGTTAGCCAGGGACGTTTTTGTGCCCTCAGAGTCTGTGTCCTGTTGCATGCAGGCAATGGTTGCATTTTTCAGCCCTCCCCCTGTCTGTGCACTAGGACTCGACAACCGCCCTCAACCTGGGCTTACAGATGGAGGAGCTGATCTTTGAGCTCGCAGACACACATCTGTTCTTCAATGACCTGGAGGTGAGCTGAAGATTTAACAATTGGCATTGAAGGCAATGACCATGTTTTCCCTGGAATGACAACTGATGAAATTATAATGGTGCTGACGGCCTGTTTTCCCCTCAGGAGTGTGATCAGGTTCATGTAGAAGATGTGGCCTCTGACGACAATGGACAAGACCTGAGGTATTCAGCCAACTTCGCAACATCCTCCCTCCTGTCTTTCAGTATTTATCTGCACAATAACAGAAGCCACTttaaaataaagggaaatatcCCAGTCCTGGCCAGGTGCACTGTTGTTTCATTACAATTTTACGTCTCTGCCCCCCGATTAAATTAGTGAGGGCGTGGTCTCGGCCTTGTCTTGCAGTAACTACAACTTCACCACTGATGGCTTCAGCGGCTCGAGCGGCGGGGGGGGCCCCGGGTCCACCAGCGGGGTGCAGGGGGGTGTGGAGTGGATGAGGAAACTGGCCTTCCGCTACCGGCGCCTCAAGGAGATCTACAACAGCTACAAGGGCAACATCGGGGGTGAGCTGCTCTCAGGGCCGGGGGGGAGCGATTCTGGCCTTCAATTTCTCACAGATTTCAGTTCCCATGGTGTCCCTC
This is a stretch of genomic DNA from Amia ocellicauda isolate fAmiCal2 chromosome 11, fAmiCal2.hap1, whole genome shotgun sequence. It encodes these proteins:
- the eya3 gene encoding protein phosphatase EYA3; the protein is MDESQELTEMPSKKARHDLDPEEKGPRTKAMGDGDTQAGAGESSVHKPDSDSYPLSGDSHLDEVKRETESSNATGSDSMNSFPDTAVTCTGLNTKTSHEYTSQLYQSNKSFTHILPASVAPAVTSYSTPTQFPAVAQSTIYTAYPQASQNYGLPPFGAMWPGIKPEGALSETPVVAQPGFLSFSTSYTSTQPGQAHYSYPSQGSSFTTSSVYTNIPPATAATTATATVTHQEYPSYSSLGQGQYPQYYAAPNYMAAGMPNSSTVTEGLGTAGYPSVKPEDPVDAGLPNATDSSAGAARDQEEPSRRNSTGKAKGKGKKSDSTQTANADLERVFLWDLDETIIIFHSLLTGSFAQKFGKDSTTALNLGLQMEELIFELADTHLFFNDLEECDQVHVEDVASDDNGQDLSNYNFTTDGFSGSSGGGGPGSTSGVQGGVEWMRKLAFRYRRLKEIYNSYKGNIGGLLTPMKRELLTSLQAEVESVTDSWLGTAMKSLLMIQARGKCVNVLVTTTQLVPALAKVLLYGLGDVFPIENIYSATKIGKESCFERIVSRFGKKVTYVVIGDGRDEEFAAKQHNMPFWRISNHGDLVSLHQALELDFL